GGAATCCAAATGCCGTTGGTTGGAAGTTGCCGTTCCCGAGCTTGAGTCTGCTTTTGTGACCCGCGGCGTTAAATGTGATGCCGCCCAGATGAAGAGGTGACGTTCGGCACTGTGGAACCCGGCGCGAAGCAAAAACGGTGGAGAGAGCGGACGTTTGGGTTCGCTCAATGACGCGCGTCGCGTCGTTTCGTCGGTCCGAATGACTCCGATTCGCTCAGACGGATTCAGAACGATCGGCTTTGCGATCGGGGCCTCCGATTTCGTGCCGGTTTCTGTGTCGGCGCGTCGCTCGCTCGCGCGATCGCCCCCCAAAACGCGCGGGGTTCCAAATTGAATTTCTCCTGTTTTAGATTGCAAACCGGCTGTTCTTCCACCAGTCGATCGTGTTGATCAGACCATCCTCGAGCCCGACAAGTTTCTTGTAGCCCAGGCATTCGACGATCCGGTTGTTGTCAGCCTGCGAATGTTTGACGTCGCCGGCTCTTTCCGGCTGATAGTCGGCCATCACATCCGGGTTTCCCGTGATCTTTTTCAAGACTTCGAGGAGTTCATTGAGAGTGATCCGGTCGCCGTTGGCGCAGTTCATCACCTCACCGAGTCCGTTGGCGGTCTGCGCGGCCCTGATGTTGGCGTCAACGACGTTGGCGACATAGGTGAAATCGCGCGACGTCTCGCCGTCGCCGTAGATGACCGGCGTTTTGCCGCCCATCAGCGCGTCGACAAAACGCGAAATTACGCCCGAATACATCGATGACGGGTTCTGGCGCGGACCGAAAACGTTAAAGTAACGCAGCGAGATCGTTTCGAGTCCGTAAACGCGGTTGAAGATCTGGCAATAATACTCGCCCATCAGCTTCGCCCCGGCATACGGCGAAAGGGGTTCCGGGCGCATAGTCTCGACTTTCGGGAGCGTCGGCTGATTGCCGTATGCCGAACTCGAAGCGGCGTAAACAAGGCGGCGAACGCCTGCCTCGCGCGCCCGGCAGAGAACGTTGAAAGTCCCGTTGACGCAGGCGTCGTGGGTTTCCACCGGATTCTCGACCGACCGCGGAACGCTTGGGAGCGCGGCCTCGTGAAAGACCACCTCGACGCCGTCGAGCGCGCGTTTGAGCGTTGCGTCGTCGTTGATGTCGCCCTCGATGAAATCGACGTCGCCGTTGATCTCCTCAACGTTCTCGCGAAAACCTGTGACCAGATTGTCGATGATGACGACCTTCGCGCCTTGGGCGAGCAAGCCGTCCGCAAGATTCGAACCGATGAATCCGGCGCCGCCGGTGACCAGACATTTCGTTGTAAGTGCCATAATAGCTAACTTTAAGAATAGTCAGATTAACACAGATTTTCCGCGTCAAAAAAAAAAGGGATCGAAAAATCCCTCATTCAAATCGATTCCGGCCGAAGTTAGCGCCCGACGCCAACATATTCGAAACCAAGTTGGCGCATATCTTCCGGTTCATAGATATTGCGGAGGTCGGCGACCTTCGGGGCTTTCAAAAGTCCTTTGACACGTTCCATATCGAGCGCGCGGAACTGATTCCATTCGGTCACGATGACGAGCGCATCGGCATCGCGGATCGCATCATATTCATCTGTCGCGTATTCGATATCGGGAAGCGAATGTTTCGCCTCCTCCATCGCGACCGGGTCGAACGCGCGAACGGTCGCACCGCGTTTCTGCATTTCGCGGATGATGTCCGTTGCCGGCGATTCGCGCATATCGTCGGTCTCGGGTTTGAACGACAGACCGAGAACTCCGATGCGCTTGCCGCTAAGGTCGCCGACGAGCTTTTCGATCTTCGGCACCATCAGCTCACGCTGATGGTCATTGGCGGCGATAACGGCATCGACGACCGTCGTCTCAACATTGAATTTGTCGCCGACCTTGGTGAAAGCGCGCGTGTCCTTCGGGAAACACGAACCGCCGTAGCCCGGGCCGGGATGCAGGAACTTGCGGCCGATGCGGTTGTCCATTCCCATACCGCGGGCGACATCGTGGACATCGCAACCGATCGCGTCGCAGAGATTGGCGATCTCGTTGATGAACGTGATCTTTGTCGCCAAAAACGCGTTTGCAGCATACTTGATCAGTTCGGCGGCCTCGAGCGAAGTGATGACGATCGGCGTTTCGATCAGATAGAGCGGACGATAGAGGTCCTTCATAATGGCGATCGCATCCGGTTCGTTGCTGCCGACGACCACGCGGTCGGGCCGCATAAAATCGTCGATCGCGGCGCCTTCACGAAGAAACTCAGGATTCGACGCGACTCCGAAATTCGTTTTCGTTTTTTGATTCTCGCTGACAAAATCACGGAGCCATTTGCCGGTTCCGACGGGAACGGTCGATTTCGTGACCAGAACCTTGTAACCATTCATTGACTCGGCGATATCCTTGGCTGCTTGTTGGTAGTAGCTCATATCGGGCGAGCCGTCCGATTTCGGCGGTGTCCCGACCGCGAGAAACACGACCAGCGCCTGTTCGACGGCCATCTTGATATCCGTCGTGAAGTGAAGCCGCCCGGCCTTGAAGTTCTTTTCGACGATCGTATCGAGCCCCGGCTCGTAGATCGGCATAATATTGTTCTTGAGCCCTTCGATTTTCTTTTCGTCAACATCGACGCAAGTCACTTCAACGCCGAACTCCGCGAAGCAAGCGCCGGTGACCAAACCCACATAACCCGTTCCAATTACTGCGATATGCATATTACTATTAATGATACTGTTGATCTATATTGTTAAATTATTCACAAACCGGAACAAAGCGATGCGGGTCATGTTGGTTGCAACTTGACCCGCATCGTTTACCTTTGAAATTACTGTACGATCGGTTTTAGCGAACTGTACTGACAACGGTCGTTCCGCCGCCTGTCGTCGTGTCGCTTCCGCCACCAAGAATGATGGCCGTTCCGACGCCGCCGGCTGCCGCCAAAAGAATCGCAATCAACGGAAGAGCGCCGATCGAAGCGGTCGGCACGCCCGGTCCCGGACGAACACACGGCTGGCAACCCTGCTGCGAAAGATTTCCTTCCACTGCGTCGGTTCCTGCCGCAACCTGCCGATCATTCGATCCGCCGCGAAGAGTGACCAAACCACTGAACGTGTCGACGTGCGTGTGCGAGCACTCGACTTCAACTTCAAAATTATTGGCCTGACCCGAATCCGCAATCACTGCTGCGTTTCGCGTTGTGATCGACGCGGCGATGCCCGCCGAATTCGCAACACGAACTTTGCCTTCGTTCAGGATTCCGGTGATGCCGGACTCGCTGAACCGAAGCGTCAAACTTGATTTGGACGAGAGTTCGATTCGTCCCGTTTTGCCGAGGCTGACAGTGGCCGACCCGCCGTCACCCGTTGTAATGATGCTTCCGGAAACGACGGTCGATCCCGAAACCACCTTCTGCCCGTTCACGCTGACATCGCCGCTGACGGTGATCTCTCCGTTGAAATCTTTCGGCGCGGCCAAAACCACCATCGAACTCACACACCAAAACGCGACGGCGGTTAGCAGGGTCACAGACTTGATAACCAAATTCTTGCTGAGCATCTAAAAAAATCCTCCTAATTCAATCTTCTTCAAAGATAAGGCCTGCCCTATTCGGGAGGCTTGCAATGCCGCTTCTTAGCGACTCGGGCTGACAACGGTTCCACCGCCGCCCAACGCCACGCGATTGTTGTCCGAAGTTGCTGCGATCACGACTCCCGCGACGGCACCGCCAAAGATAGCTGCCCACAGCCACCACGCCGCTCCGCCATCGTCATCATCGTCGTCATCGTCATCTTTTGACTTTCCGGTTGAAACTGATTTTCCGGCCGGGACGCTCTTGGTGCCTTCCGGAGTCTTGATGTTCACCGATTCCTTGGCGCCCAATACCGTAATCGTGCCGCTGGCAAGATCTCCGGTGATCCCTTTTTCGTCGAACGAAAGCGTAACCGTGGTGTTCGGTGCAAGTTCGATCTTACCAAGCGTTCCGACGCTGACCACAGCTGTCGCGGATCCCGGGGTTGTGATCGTGCTCGCCGAAAACACAGTGCGACCGCTCTGCGCATCCTGTCCGTTGACGGAAACGCTCGACGATTTGCCGGAAACCATAAGTTCACCGGTGATCTTTCCGGTTCCGGCCAAGGCGACCATTGAATAAGTTGCGCAAACCGCAACAATCAAGCACATGGAAAGTGCTTTGCGAATCAGTGTTTTGCTGTTCATATTTCTCCTCTGTATACCGTTAAGTCAATAATTTCAAATCATTCAAACCTTTAGGGTTTTAACACGAAATCGTTTCCTGTGTCAATAAATATTGGACAGAAACGCAAAACTCTAAGGCAAATCCAGTCGACGCCGGACGGCCCAAAAAGCTTAATTTGCATTAGTTTATAACACAGAAAAGTGCACATTGGAAATGAAAAATGCGAAAAATCCGGAGATTTTTGGCTCTCTGCCGGATCGGTTTCATTCGACCCGTCCAAAAGCCCGGCACGGGCGCGTAATTCAGCTTGTTTGCGTGATACTTGAAAGGCGTTTCGGATTGAGCTAGATTAGTTTCGTAAGACCAGCCAAACCACGGGCCGAGATTCAAAATAGTAATAAATTGTTCAAGAATGGGGGATTCAGGGTAATGATCAAGGAGTTTAGATTGTTTCGAAGCACTACTAAGTGGGTCAAGGTGGCATTGGTTACCGGCATCGGCGCGGCCTGCGTGTTCTTGTTTGCGGACCGCCTGGCGAGCAGTCAGGAACTCGGTGCCGAAGACTATCAGCGCTGGATCTCCGAGACCTACGATTTTCGCTTCGGCGCCGACAAGCCGTTCAGCCCCGGGAACGCGAATACGTTCAATGGCCAGTTTATCCGCGGCGAGAACTTCATCTCCTCTTCGCGATGTGCCGCGTGTCACACGGACGTTCATCCGCAGTGGTCTCAATCGGCGCACCGAAACTCATTCCGTGAACCCTTCTATCAGAAAAACGTTACCGACCTTATCAAGCAGCGCAACATTGCTTTTACCCGGCATTGCGAGTCCTGTCACAATCCCGCGGCCCTTTTTTCGGGCGCGCTGACTGACAAACCGCAGTTCAAGAAACGACCGTTCGACGAGGAAGGCGTTTCGTGCATCGTTTGCCATACGATCGAGTCGGTCGACGGAAAGGGAATCGGCGGCTATGTGATGGGACAGCCGGCGATGCTGCAGCGGGCGGACGGGACGAAGATACTCGATGCGCCGGACCAGGAGATCCTCAATAATGTTGGCGATCACCGCCGGGCGATGATGCGCGATCTTCTCAAGAAACCGGAATTTTGCGGCGCCTGCCACAAGTCGCAGGTTCCGAAAGAGCTTAACGACTACAAATTCCTTAGGGCGTTCGCCGTCGCCGACGAACTGCAAATGTCTTCGTTCTCAAAGGAATCGCCGCACCCGTTTTACGTCCGCAACAAAGAGACGTGCAACACGTGCCATATGAAGGACGTCCCGACCAAGAACTTCGACGTCTCGGCAAAGGACGGAACGATCTCGTCGCACCGCTTTGCCTCGGCGAATACCGCCATCCCGACGTTCTATGGCTACAAGGAACAGCTTGAGGAGGTCGTCAATTTCCTTCAGGATGACAAGATGGGTGTCGATATCTTCGCGCTTCACCATCGGGCGGAAGGAAAGAGCCGCGACCGACTGATAGCGCCGGTCGATCGCCGTAACTTCAAGATCGGCGCCGGCGATACATTAACCGCCGATGTCGTCGTTACCAACAAGAACATCGGCCATAGTTTTCCGCCCGAACTTCGGGACTTCTACGAGGCTTACGTTGAATTCACGGTGACGGACCTTGGCGACAACATCTTGTATAAGTCCGGATTTTTGAAACCGACCGGCGAACTCGATGAAAAATCGCACGCATATAAAACGTATCTCGTGTTTCCCGACGGTTCCCTCAATGATCTTCACCATATCTGGCGGACAAAGGTCGTGGCCCATAATCTGGCCATTCCGTCGGGGCGTTCGGATCTGGCCCGCTACAAATTCACCGTGCCGACGGGCATCACGGGAGCGATCAAGCTGACCGCAAAGCTTCAGTACCGAAGGTTTACGAGAGTATTCAGCGACTACGTTCTTGGTCGATCGGTCGATTATCCGATCGTGATGATGGCAAAATCGGAACGCGTGATCCAGATTGGCGAAGAAAACAAGGCACAAACTCCGGATCCGAAATCGATGCCCGACTGGCGGCGCTGGAACAACTATGGGATCTCGCTGCTCGATCAACGGCAATTCCCGCAGGCCGCCGACGCGTTTGACGAGGTCATCGATTCGAATTTCAAGGATTATCAGGCTTTTGCGTTTACCAACAAGGCGTTGGCGCTGATGGAAATGGGCGGATGGAAAGAGGCGGAAAAACTTATCGATAAGGCGATCGCGCTCGACGCCAACAATCTTCGCGCCGTCTTTCAGGCCGGCCGCATCGATCGCGTTCAGAGCCGGCTCGAAGATGCCGAAGCGAGATTTATCAGCGTTCTCGAGAAGTTTCCGCGAGACCGCCTGACCCTCCAGCAACTCGGCGAACTTGCGAAGATCAAGGCAGATACGGTGGCGCCCGAATTGCGCAAAGATCAGTTGGGCGTGGCGCGCGGGTACTATGAGCGGATCCTTGCGATCGATCCGGAGGATGTCGGCGCTCATTATAATATGATGATCATTTTTCAGAAGCTCGGAATGCGGGACGAGGCCAGGCACGAAGCCAGGATATTTCAGGATTTGAAAGAAGATCAGCAGGTCACATCATTAGCAAGCAACTTTTTGCAGACAAACTGGCACATAGGAAACGAGTCATTGCCGTTCCACTCGCACGAGTTGCAGCCGTTTCAGATCGCTTGGCAAAAGTTGGATTATCTGGCAATGTTGAAGTGATTTTTGCACGGAAGAGTTTTTAACCTATGCGTATCGCGATCAAGATCGCCAGTTGTGCGGTCATTATTGTTCTTGTCATTTCGGTTTGGTTTGCATCGCCGGCAAACGTCGAAGCGACGGCGGCTTCCTCGGCGGCGTCACGCAGTTTATTCGTCAGCAATTGCGCGCGTTGCCACGGTGCCGACGGTGGGGCCGACACGGAAAGCGGTCGGTTGTACGACGTGCCGAACATTGCCGGCGGCCGGTTGCGCCGCAAAAGCAGCAGTCGCTTGACGGCGATCATTTCGAAAGGCGGCCGCTCGATGCCGGGCTTTGGAAAGAAACTGACGAAAAAACAGATTGCATCGCTCGTCGGATACATTCGCAAGCTTTAATTTATGAAGACCATATCGGCCGGACTTTTGCTCTTTGTTGGATCGCTGATTCTGGCGGCGGATCTGACCGCGCCTGATGCTTCGGCCGGACTTTCAGAGACCGGGGCGGAATTGTTCAGGAACAACTGCGCGAGGTGTCACGGAGTCGACGCGAAGGGCGGAGAGGGTCCGGATCTGACCGACCCGGAGCGGAAGCAAAAATGGAAGGATTCCGACGAACGGATCGTTTTCAAAGTAACCAACGGCGGGCGTCGTATGCCTTCGTTCAGCGACAAACTGACTGCCGAAGAGATCAAGGAAATCGCCGCGTTCGTTCGCTCGCTTTAGTCTGAGATCTCGGCCGGAACAACGACCAAAACTACCAAGAGCAGCGGTTTTGCTCTTTTTTGTTTGCCTGAATTGAATACGAAACGCCACCTTTGTTTATTGTTTTTGTTGTTTCCGCTTTTCTGCGGATCGATACTTTTTGCCCAAACGGCGACACCGACTCCCGAAACCACGGGGAAATCGTACGATCTGTCCGAAGTCAAGCGCCCTGCGACCGCCGCACCGCAATTCCCTTCGCCGGTGACCTTCAGCGACATCACCGCCGCAACGAAGATCGATTTTCGCCACGTCGCCTCGCCCACAACTCTCAAGTATCTCCCCGAAACAATGAGTGCCGGCGTCGCGTTGATCGACTTCGACAATAACGGCCTGCTCGATGTGTTTCTGACAAACGGAGCCTTGATCGAGGAAAAAATGCCGTCCGGCAAGAATCCCGAAAAAATCGATCCGAAGTATTGGAACCGTCTCTACCGGCAACTATCAGACGGCACATT
The DNA window shown above is from Acidobacteriota bacterium and carries:
- a CDS encoding SDR family oxidoreductase; translated protein: MALTTKCLVTGGAGFIGSNLADGLLAQGAKVVIIDNLVTGFRENVEEINGDVDFIEGDINDDATLKRALDGVEVVFHEAALPSVPRSVENPVETHDACVNGTFNVLCRAREAGVRRLVYAASSSAYGNQPTLPKVETMRPEPLSPYAGAKLMGEYYCQIFNRVYGLETISLRYFNVFGPRQNPSSMYSGVISRFVDALMGGKTPVIYGDGETSRDFTYVANVVDANIRAAQTANGLGEVMNCANGDRITLNELLEVLKKITGNPDVMADYQPERAGDVKHSQADNNRIVECLGYKKLVGLEDGLINTIDWWKNSRFAI
- a CDS encoding UDP-glucose/GDP-mannose dehydrogenase family protein; protein product: MHIAVIGTGYVGLVTGACFAEFGVEVTCVDVDEKKIEGLKNNIMPIYEPGLDTIVEKNFKAGRLHFTTDIKMAVEQALVVFLAVGTPPKSDGSPDMSYYQQAAKDIAESMNGYKVLVTKSTVPVGTGKWLRDFVSENQKTKTNFGVASNPEFLREGAAIDDFMRPDRVVVGSNEPDAIAIMKDLYRPLYLIETPIVITSLEAAELIKYAANAFLATKITFINEIANLCDAIGCDVHDVARGMGMDNRIGRKFLHPGPGYGGSCFPKDTRAFTKVGDKFNVETTVVDAVIAANDHQRELMVPKIEKLVGDLSGKRIGVLGLSFKPETDDMRESPATDIIREMQKRGATVRAFDPVAMEEAKHSLPDIEYATDEYDAIRDADALVIVTEWNQFRALDMERVKGLLKAPKVADLRNIYEPEDMRQLGFEYVGVGR
- a CDS encoding FecR domain-containing protein, encoding MLSKNLVIKSVTLLTAVAFWCVSSMVVLAAPKDFNGEITVSGDVSVNGQKVVSGSTVVSGSIITTGDGGSATVSLGKTGRIELSSKSSLTLRFSESGITGILNEGKVRVANSAGIAASITTRNAAVIADSGQANNFEVEVECSHTHVDTFSGLVTLRGGSNDRQVAAGTDAVEGNLSQQGCQPCVRPGPGVPTASIGALPLIAILLAAAGGVGTAIILGGGSDTTTGGGTTVVSTVR
- a CDS encoding cytochrome c, yielding MRIAIKIASCAVIIVLVISVWFASPANVEATAASSAASRSLFVSNCARCHGADGGADTESGRLYDVPNIAGGRLRRKSSSRLTAIISKGGRSMPGFGKKLTKKQIASLVGYIRKL
- a CDS encoding cytochrome c → MKTISAGLLLFVGSLILAADLTAPDASAGLSETGAELFRNNCARCHGVDAKGGEGPDLTDPERKQKWKDSDERIVFKVTNGGRRMPSFSDKLTAEEIKEIAAFVRSL